CCCGAGACCCAGGCAGGAAGCCAAATCCGGAACTGGGTCGGTTAGGGACCCAGGCTCAGGTCGTAACCGACCCAGTTCGCCGAAGCTGACCCCTGCGATGTCGCAGGCGACCTGTCACTGCAGCAAACACCGGATTTGCCCGAAGGCAAATTCGGTGCCTGATGCAAAGCGCTGATAGCGGCGAGAGGGCAAAAACTCCAGGCCCGTTCTCCTGATTCAGTTTTGCCCGCCATTGCGGTAGACCGACATCGAATCGCCGATACCCCGCCCCCGTGGCACATCGAAAAAAAGGCCCGGCGTTTGCCGGGCCTTTTTCTTTTATCTGCTTGTCCTGCTCAGACTGCTGGGGGCGGTGGGTTTTGCTCTGCTGCTACCGGGTCGATTGCCTGCTGCTGCGGCTGGTCTTCCAGGGCCGGGGGATCGACGTTTACCGGGATTTCGTCTCCTACCGGGGGGTACTCGTCGCGCATCAGCCACGAGTAGGCGGTGACGCGTGTGGTCCAGCTCAGTGACCAGGCGAGTGCGTTGTGGATCGCGGCCGGCTGGTAACCGCGGAAGACGATGGTCACCCAGGAGATCGCCGAGACGACTCCCAGCAGGGCCGAGATCAGGTAGGACATCAGGATCAGCGGCACCAGCAGGATTATCCTGAAGAAGACCGAGACCCGGCTCTGTTTGGCGGCCGGTGGTGCGAAATGGACCCGGACCGGATAGGCCGGCTCTTCACTCAGCCCGAACGATGGCCACTCGTCGGTCTGGAGCCCGATGAAGGCGTTCACCCTCATCATGAAGCGCAGTACGCCACCGACAAAGTTGTACATACCTTGCGGATACCGGCCCGTGAAGACCAGCGCGAACCAGGCGATGAGCACGACCACCGATGCGGCGATCGAGTACACGTAGGCCACGATGATCCAGGGGATGGCGACGATGTAGCGGAAGAACGTGGTGAGCCGGTTTCTCTCTTTGAGATAGTCGGCTTCATAAGTGACGGGATACAAGGCAGCTCCTCATGGGTTTTGGCAAGAAATGAAGACGACCCCCACACTACCCCTGCCTTCGGACCGCGTCTAGAGCCAGATGGAAGTGCGGCCGGTGGTCCGCCGCGCCGGATCAATATCCTCCACCGTCCAATGAGCCCAGGCATCTACAACAAGTCGTATCTGATGACAGCCGGCCCGACCCCGCTGCCCCCGGCAGTGAGCCAGGTCATGGCCGAACCGATCCTCTACCACAGGGCCCCCGCCTTCATCGAGGTCTACGAGCGGTCGCTGGCCGGCCTGAAGACGGTTTTCCAGACCGAGAACGACGTGCTCGTTTTCGCTT
This genomic stretch from Thermoleophilia bacterium harbors:
- a CDS encoding DUF4389 domain-containing protein, giving the protein MYPVTYEADYLKERNRLTTFFRYIVAIPWIIVAYVYSIAASVVVLIAWFALVFTGRYPQGMYNFVGGVLRFMMRVNAFIGLQTDEWPSFGLSEEPAYPVRVHFAPPAAKQSRVSVFFRIILLVPLILMSYLISALLGVVSAISWVTIVFRGYQPAAIHNALAWSLSWTTRVTAYSWLMRDEYPPVGDEIPVNVDPPALEDQPQQQAIDPVAAEQNPPPPAV